Below is a genomic region from Rhododendron vialii isolate Sample 1 chromosome 5a, ASM3025357v1.
TGGCTAAGAGCAGTTCATGACGTAAAGAAAAAGCATGCGTGTGCACTGAAACCAGCCAAAACGTTGATTGCAAATGAAGAAGATTGGAGCCATTACACCAACTTCTGGGGAAGGTATAATCATGACTTTTATGATGATCAGCCAATTATTACTACGAGAAGAAACCTGCTTCTTCAAGCGGCGGAGAACAGCATTCTAGAGTTGGTGAAAGAAATCCTCAGGAAATTCCCCGAGGCTGCGTATTGCTTCGATTGCAACGGGAAGAACATATTTCACATAGCAGTGGAGAATAAAGATTGCACCATGTACAGCTTCTTGAAGAAGAACGTTGCTAGAAAGGATTGGATGATGGCAGCTCTTGCTCATGATCAAAACTCCATTTTGCACTTTGCAGCCAAAGACAATGCTCATCTTGGAGTTCTCTTTGGAAGCTTGAACCAGATGGCATGGAATGTATACTGGTTTAAGGTATGAGCCCTTGTACTAATTTCTTCACTACTCACACTACATTCTAAATTACATAGAACCCGAACCCCGAAATTTTTCGTACCGAATGTTGTGACAAAATAAACATATATGTACGATGTTTTGTAGCACACAACATTCTGTTTTTACTTTTGTTGAATTCCGCCGTGGGTTTGGAATTCTTGCTACGGGGCAGTACGCAAGAGTTACCACTGCGTAACTTTAAGGGTATATAGGTCgagaagcaaaaaagaaaagaccaaaGCACTAGATCGATATTGATACATGAAGCGACGTGAAAAGCCAATGATATCACATTTACGATATGAATTTGGCTTGTGTGCGGTCCAATTTTGGACTGTATTGGACTGCAGAAGTGCGGTCCAAGTGATCGCAGTCGTTTGATGAAGTTTTTAAGGGTCcagatttatttttaatttatgatcGGAAGTAAACGATTATAACCGGTAACAAAttcaacaaatctgaaccattaattttcaatatgaacagttcagattgaACCGCATGGCCTTCTCTATAGTTGACTGCAGAAAAGCCGGGTTCTTACTATATCTTCACTCTCCTCATATATACCTTCTAGGcaccttttgagttttgaagtCTTCAATAGAGTAATCAATGATATTACATTCACCTTTGATTCACAAGGCCATTCTAGTTTTCACCAAATCAATAACCTCCTCCATTTTCCCACACTTTGTTGTTAAACTTTACCACTTCATTTCTACCTAGCCAAATGGTCCACAAAGTTGCAGAGAAGCATGCTTGCCAGCATAATTTTTCCAgattcttgaatttgtaaaaatcCCGGTATTGTAGAAAAACTTGAAGAGTTGGAGGGCATAACCAAGTCGTCCCCCATGCACCAATGCAGGCCATATTTTCCAAGAGATATTGCTAAGTAAGAGAAGGTGGAccgggagaaatttttcaatgccggGTGGATATCAAGTGATGCCCGTTCGGCACATTCGAGCCGTCCGATGCGattttggatggctcagatttggagagagaaaaatgagagagaaagaggaggggtgagaggagagagaaggtttcaatctaaaccattcaaaagtgtatcggacggctCGGGAGTGCCGAGCAGACACCACATGAAATATATCCGATCGGCAGGGCCGGCTTTGAGATTTTGGGGGCTTAAGACGGACGTAGAAATGAGGCCCCTtaataaaaattatgacaataaaataacaagtagttaaatgattttttcaaagcCAAATGCATGTATTCGACAAGGAAAAAATCCATACAAATACTAATTTTTGATCctgttttctcttctttgatctctaattcatcttcttccattttaTTGTGTGTTCAGGAGATTAGAGCTGTTAAGGGTAGAATATGCATAAAacttacttcctccgtcccaaattatttgtccggtccgcaaaacgggaactaaaaaataatgcatttctctcaaaaaaaattcaaatttttttcatgaattaaaagaactcatcgatatcttgTAAATTGTTaaaataacttttaatttttcttgcaaaaattgtattatttttacgtccttgttttgcggaccggacaaacattataggacggaaggagtatatagGAATCCATCACATGGGATCATTTTCCAAGGGGCTCTACATGAAGACAGCCGCCCGTAATCTGCGTTtactttccttttttgtttcctttgattGAGCAAGTTGGGCCCAACCATTAGGCATGTGTCTCTTAAGTGTAAAATAAGTGGTTTGGGTATTAAAATGGGCCTCTAGTGTTGCTCTatccaaaaaaattggacaTATATAATGGATACCCAAAATAATAGGAGGCCCAAATTTTTACACATTATTGGGAGCTTAAGGCACCGGCCTCTTAGACCTTAGCCCGGAGCCGGCCCTGcggctcggcactgaaaaatttctcgtggACCAGGGATTCCCTCTCAACATTGCAGTAGGGGCAGAGGTCTAGATCAGCAGCAACAATTCCTCTACTAACTAGATCAGCAATGCATGCATTGATGCATAccatattttcctttttattttatttttttgcgtTGTTCAATTCTACTGTATTTATTGATACGAACAGTCATAAACCGCTTTGCCTCGGTTGTTTGTAGGTTCCTCCGGCACATTATTGGATAATATAGTAATAATTTTTCTCTTCCAAATTGCCTGTCCATCTTTccattttgaaattgttactttaaaaagtaaaaaaaaaaagtattttagacTATGCTTTCGTAACAACTGTGATTGTAAATCATATATACAGTGGCAATGTTAGAAAATCAATGCCTTTGAAAGTGACTTATAAAACATTGCTCCTTCGAAAATGGGGAGTGTAGTATACTACATTCACGTCTTCTTAAAAAGTTAGAATTCTTAAAAGGAACGAACAATTGATACATAAACGAGATAGTAAGCCTTTGCGATATTTTACTGTATatttattagattgttaaccatcaactcatctaaaagtttaagtatttatattctcaacacaCCCCATCTTGTATAACTAGACTCTCCTCCATAAGTAggctaaacacgtgtaaatttttttttttttggaacatcgaacaagaaatttattaaagaaGAGGAAAGGAGAGTACAAATAAAGGCTAAGGGAAAGCATCACAACGCTAAGATaacatcccaactatgttgacACCTTATCCCGCAACAATCATTTGCACCTCAGCCCACAAGTTGAAAAAGGGGAATAGCGATCCTAAACACGtgtaaattttaatcattaaGTAGGCAGTGAGTTTCAAACCCAGGATCTATTgtctgctctgataccatattagattgttaacgaCCAACTCATTTAAAAGTTTAAGCTGTCAGAGGGAGgagtaattttattatttatattctcaacaatATTCATGCAGCTTGTATGTTTTGATtctcctcctcatctcctgtGGTACCCAAACTCCGGCGGGAAGATGGCTACCGAGCTATTCGAAGATACCCACTCCAGCCTACAAAAAGATGCCGCGAAAGCCCTGAAATCAATGAACGACGGCATGTTTGTCGTCTCTGCCCTCTTTGGCACCGTCAACTACGCCGCAGTTTTCACTCTCCCCGGTGGCTTCGACACCAACAGAGACAGCCCGTGGGGTTCCGGCCTCCCGGTCCTGTATCGTACGGACAAAGAGCGAGAACTGCtgcttttcttgttttacaCTGGCGCTGCCCTGCTTGCCGCCTTATTATCGCTGGTGGAGATGGTCGCGATCCAGCTGTCCAAGTTCACCAGCAGCGACTTCTTCATGGCATTGCCCTTCAGGTACATCGCCgcttattccattttgggtttgtTCGATCAGTTGGTTAGCCACTGGTTAGCCCATGTGCTTTCAGGGTCTTGTATTCTCTGCTTTCTTGGCATATTCTTGCTAGATATTTCCATTTATTTCCATCTACTCATACATTGTCTTTactgatattaaaaaaaaaaaaggtacaccGCCGCTATAACAACGTTGTACGTCGCTGTCCTCTCCACGATCGTGGCGGGCTCCGAAGCCTACGACATCATCGACGTCGACGCACACATCCCCAATTTTTACTTCGTGGTGCCAGCCATCGTATCGGTAACCATTGTTTACGTAGACGTCGTGTATCTGCCTCTGTGTGGCCTGTGTCTTGCGCTTCGTTGCGCATTTACGTACCGAGGCCACGTGTTTGAGGCTTCAGCGATCTTTAAGCGTAGTTTTGAGGAAGCTGTACGAGACGCCAATccaaaaaagcaagaaaaagaaaaagttgtacAAGACTAGGTCGTAAGGCTGCGATCAGCTAATTCATACTGTTAAATTTGTTCAAATCTCTCATGGCACGAGATTATATCACACAATcctatctgtgtgtgtgtggggcATATGGAGTGCTTTGATGGATGTTTGTCTGTTTGTAATCGATTTCCATGTTAGTTGTGTTGGAAAATAAACTTGTGTTATTCAATAAATTCAGGGAGTTATATTTCCCTCGTGTCAT
It encodes:
- the LOC131327884 gene encoding uncharacterized protein LOC131327884; the encoded protein is MKNLAIIIHQPRSPTPATQTCTKCSAPTTVHLNPPPDESLANGEYEGVVPWLSWLRAVHDVKKKHACALKPAKTLIANEEDWSHYTNFWGRYNHDFYDDQPIITTRRNLLLQAAENSILELVKEILRKFPEAAYCFDCNGKNIFHIAVENKDCTMYSFLKKNVARKDWMMAALAHDQNSILHFAAKDNAHLGVLFGSLNQMAWNVYWFKLVCFDSPPHLLWYPNSGGKMATELFEDTHSSLQKDAAKALKSMNDGMFVVSALFGTVNYAAVFTLPGGFDTNRDSPWGSGLPVLYRTDKERELLLFLFYTGAALLAALLSLVEMVAIQLSKFTSSDFFMALPFRYTAAITTLYVAVLSTIVAGSEAYDIIDVDAHIPNFYFVVPAIVSVTIVYVDVVYLPLCGLCLALRCAFTYRGHVFEASAIFKRSFEEAVRDANPKKQEKEKVVQD